Proteins encoded in a region of the Bacillus sp. T3 genome:
- a CDS encoding RsmF rRNA methyltransferase first C-terminal domain-containing protein, which translates to MNLPEQFKLKMENLLQEKANDFFQTYENSKASGLRINPLKVTMEDWSSLSPFNLVRVPFVETGFYFDPEIDQPGKHPYHAAGLYYIQEPSAMVVADVLRPSSDDTVLDLCAAPGGKTTQLAGFMQNKGLLVANEINPKRAKALSENVERMGIKNTVVLNETPDRLAQRFEGYFDKILVDAPCSGEGMFRKDEEAIAFWSEAHVEHCANQQRSILKSAYTMLKEGGILVYSTCTFSPEENEQSIEDFLSAYPDMELLPIEHKHGLTSGNPEWSKTKNRDLEKTARLWPQHLVGEGHFVAKLRKNGQSPIPRLKPIGKGPSKNELRDFIQFCEDTINTPISGPFFSFKQQLFSVPETCFDFAGLKVVRPGLHLGEFKKNRFEPNHSLALALTETEARHTYSLSLDTDCWQRFLRGETLSSNGDRGWILLTLNGFPLGWGKESKGTIKNFYPKGLRIF; encoded by the coding sequence GTGAATTTACCAGAACAATTTAAGCTAAAAATGGAAAATCTGCTTCAGGAAAAAGCAAACGATTTTTTTCAAACATATGAAAATTCGAAAGCAAGCGGGCTAAGAATAAATCCGCTAAAAGTAACGATGGAGGATTGGTCATCGCTCTCACCGTTTAACCTTGTGCGGGTCCCATTTGTTGAGACGGGATTTTATTTTGACCCAGAAATTGATCAGCCCGGAAAACATCCGTATCATGCAGCAGGATTATATTATATTCAAGAACCAAGTGCGATGGTTGTGGCTGATGTGCTTAGACCATCTAGTGATGATACGGTCTTAGACCTATGTGCCGCACCTGGTGGGAAAACAACTCAGCTTGCAGGATTTATGCAAAACAAAGGCCTGTTAGTGGCGAATGAAATCAATCCAAAGCGCGCCAAAGCTCTATCTGAAAATGTTGAGCGAATGGGGATCAAAAACACAGTCGTTCTCAATGAAACACCAGACAGGCTTGCACAGCGGTTTGAGGGGTATTTTGATAAAATCCTTGTCGATGCTCCATGTTCAGGAGAAGGAATGTTCCGTAAGGATGAAGAAGCCATTGCGTTTTGGAGTGAGGCTCATGTTGAACATTGCGCCAATCAACAACGCAGTATTTTGAAATCTGCCTACACGATGTTAAAAGAAGGTGGCATTCTTGTCTATTCTACTTGTACCTTCTCGCCCGAGGAAAATGAACAATCAATTGAGGATTTTTTATCAGCCTATCCTGATATGGAATTACTTCCGATTGAGCATAAACATGGCCTCACAAGCGGAAATCCTGAATGGAGCAAAACCAAGAACCGTGACCTAGAAAAAACTGCGCGACTTTGGCCACAGCATTTGGTTGGAGAAGGCCATTTCGTCGCCAAATTACGAAAGAATGGTCAAAGTCCCATCCCTCGTCTTAAACCAATTGGGAAAGGTCCATCGAAAAACGAATTACGCGACTTTATACAGTTCTGTGAGGACACCATCAATACTCCAATCAGCGGACCATTTTTCAGCTTTAAGCAGCAGCTCTTTTCCGTTCCTGAAACCTGTTTTGATTTTGCTGGACTAAAGGTGGTCAGGCCTGGTCTTCATCTTGGAGAATTCAAGAAAAATCGTTTTGAACCGAATCATTCGCTCGCACTCGCATTAACAGAAACAGAGGCACGGCATACTTATTCTCTTTCTTTAGATACTGATTGTTGGCAGCGTTTTTTGAGAGGGGAAACTCTTTCATCCAATGGAGATCGTGGCTGGATTTTATTAACCCTTAATGGATTTCCATTAGGTTGGGGAAAAGAATCAAAAGGAACCATTAAAAACTTTTATCCGAAAGGACTACGGATATTTTAA
- a CDS encoding DUF4397 domain-containing protein: MSESRNKQEYFEKAAAYDMMANYYKYLDPNMHMHYYQKHLQALMKAIQQAGSEYRPAQQSDQPKGVIRFLNSSIDNPNVDVYINSFRIFRNIPYKQASNYLSLPAGKYHIDIYPAENQVASILNRRISVEPGKIYTLPIIGSEKKHRLLSFEDHLHVPKGETKFRFIHLAVDAPEVDLAVVKGDVVFPKVAFKTATGYLPLSPMTVDLELRMAGTKEVLMPLHKLQFKENEVYSIILAGLQQGEPRIETFIIRG, from the coding sequence ATGTCAGAATCAAGAAATAAACAGGAGTACTTCGAAAAGGCTGCCGCCTATGATATGATGGCCAATTATTATAAATACTTAGATCCAAACATGCACATGCATTACTACCAAAAACACCTACAAGCATTAATGAAGGCAATTCAGCAGGCAGGGTCCGAGTACAGACCAGCACAACAAAGCGACCAGCCCAAGGGAGTTATACGTTTTCTAAACAGTTCCATTGATAATCCGAATGTCGATGTTTATATTAATTCTTTCCGTATTTTTCGTAATATCCCCTACAAACAAGCTAGTAACTATTTATCCTTACCCGCTGGAAAATACCATATCGATATCTACCCAGCAGAAAATCAGGTCGCAAGCATATTAAATAGACGCATTTCGGTTGAACCAGGCAAAATTTATACATTGCCCATAATTGGATCAGAGAAGAAGCATCGATTGCTTTCATTTGAGGATCATTTACATGTCCCAAAAGGTGAAACTAAATTCCGCTTCATTCATCTGGCTGTCGATGCACCAGAAGTTGATTTAGCTGTCGTTAAAGGCGATGTTGTTTTTCCAAAAGTTGCTTTCAAGACCGCAACAGGTTATTTACCTTTATCGCCGATGACGGTTGACTTGGAGTTAAGGATGGCGGGCACGAAAGAAGTCCTAATGCCATTACACAAGCTTCAGTTCAAGGAAAATGAAGTTTATTCTATTATTTTGGCTGGCTTGCAACAAGGTGAACCTCGGATTGAAACCTTTATCATTCGCGGTTAA
- the msrA gene encoding peptide-methionine (S)-S-oxide reductase MsrA produces MDERLELATFAGGCFWCMVKPFDEQPGIEQVVSGYCGGHVENPTYEQVCSETTGHYEAVQIKFNPELFSYQKLLELYWQQIDPTDPGGQFYDRGTSYQTVIFYHNEEQKQLAEASKKELEQSGRFTKPIATKILPASTFYQAEEYHQHYYKKNNLHYEGYRVGSGRSAFIHKHWGTENGK; encoded by the coding sequence ATGGACGAACGTTTAGAATTAGCGACCTTTGCAGGAGGCTGCTTTTGGTGCATGGTCAAGCCGTTTGATGAACAGCCGGGTATAGAACAGGTTGTGTCTGGTTATTGTGGAGGTCATGTCGAAAATCCAACCTATGAACAGGTTTGCTCAGAGACAACAGGACATTATGAGGCCGTTCAAATTAAATTTAATCCTGAATTATTCTCTTATCAAAAATTGCTTGAACTTTATTGGCAACAGATTGACCCTACCGACCCAGGTGGCCAATTTTATGATCGTGGCACATCCTATCAAACGGTTATTTTCTACCATAATGAGGAGCAAAAACAACTGGCTGAAGCATCGAAAAAGGAACTGGAACAGAGCGGTCGATTTACTAAACCCATCGCGACAAAAATATTACCTGCAAGTACCTTTTATCAGGCTGAAGAATATCATCAGCATTACTATAAGAAAAACAACCTTCACTATGAAGGATATCGGGTCGGTTCAGGTCGATCAGCATTTATTCACAAGCACTGGGGGACAGAGAATGGCAAATAA
- the msrB gene encoding peptide-methionine (R)-S-oxide reductase MsrB, producing MANKNIDELKKKLTPIQFEVTQHNGTEPPFRNEYWNEGRAGLYVDVVSGKPLFSSLDKFDSGCGWPSFTKPIEVDEVEEKQDFSHYMIRTEVRSKTADSHLGHVFNDGPAPTGLRYCINSAALRFIPKEDLAKEGYGEFVNLFEQK from the coding sequence ATGGCAAATAAAAATATTGATGAGTTGAAGAAAAAGCTAACACCCATTCAGTTTGAGGTGACACAACACAACGGAACAGAGCCACCATTTCGAAATGAATATTGGAATGAAGGTAGAGCGGGTCTTTATGTTGACGTTGTTTCTGGGAAGCCATTGTTTAGTTCCCTGGATAAGTTCGATTCGGGCTGTGGCTGGCCAAGCTTTACAAAGCCGATTGAAGTTGATGAAGTTGAAGAAAAGCAGGATTTCAGCCATTATATGATTCGGACAGAAGTTCGCAGTAAAACGGCAGATTCCCACTTAGGGCATGTGTTTAATGATGGTCCAGCACCGACTGGACTTCGCTATTGTATTAATTCTGCTGCACTCCGGTTTATTCCGAAAGAAGATTTAGCAAAAGAAGGATACGGGGAGTTTGTAAATTTATTTGAGCAAAAATAG
- a CDS encoding DUF502 domain-containing protein — protein sequence MKSLLKNFINGILTIVPIILVIYVIYKTFMFLDSLLGNVLKPYLKDDYIPGIGLLITIILITLLGWLSTKFVTGKIIRIIDFILDRIPFVKTVYSVIKDTIHSFLGEKKSFSKVALVTIPGTEMKSLGFITAEELEKFYGPLSDYIAVYIPQTFQVAGFTFLIPKDQVEIINIKPEDAMKFILSGGMTSK from the coding sequence GTGAAGAGTTTATTGAAAAATTTTATTAATGGAATTTTAACGATTGTCCCGATTATTTTAGTTATATACGTCATATATAAGACGTTTATGTTTTTAGACAGCTTGCTCGGTAATGTGCTCAAGCCTTATTTAAAGGATGATTACATTCCTGGAATTGGATTATTGATTACGATTATTCTCATTACCTTATTAGGCTGGCTATCTACAAAATTTGTAACAGGCAAGATTATTCGGATCATTGACTTTATCCTTGATCGAATTCCATTTGTTAAAACGGTGTATTCTGTCATTAAAGATACAATTCATTCCTTTTTGGGTGAGAAAAAATCATTTTCCAAGGTCGCACTGGTTACGATCCCTGGAACTGAAATGAAAAGTCTCGGGTTCATCACCGCTGAAGAGCTGGAGAAATTTTATGGACCGCTATCAGACTATATTGCGGTTTACATTCCCCAAACCTTCCAAGTAGCAGGTTTTACTTTTTTAATTCCAAAAGATCAAGTGGAGATTATCAATATAAAACCAGAGGATGCAATGAAATTTATCCTATCAGGTGGAATGACATCGAAATAA
- a CDS encoding YjcZ family sporulation protein — protein sequence MHYGYGSCGCGGYGYSAPVSYPCGGYNNSFVLVVVLFILLIIIGASCYGGR from the coding sequence ATGCATTATGGATATGGATCTTGTGGTTGTGGTGGATATGGCTATTCAGCTCCGGTTTCTTACCCGTGTGGCGGATATAATAACTCGTTTGTGTTAGTTGTCGTGTTATTTATTTTATTAATCATTATTGGTGCAAGTTGTTACGGTGGAAGATAG